GAAGATATCAACACAATCAAGTCATGGAGATGGAAACCAAAGATCGAAAAATACGAAGATAGTGATCATGGCAATGAGAAGCATGGCATGAGGAAGAAGCTCAAGCTCTCCCATGATCAACTTGCTTCCTTAGAATCTTGCTTTAGAGCTCACAACATCCTCAatcctgtatatatatatatatctccataaacatccatatatattttcttatgcaTATATATCATGGTGTAAtgaaatttctatatatatatatatatataaacaggcACAGAAGCAAGAGTTGGCTAAGGAGCTAAACTTGAAGCCTAGGCAAGTTGAAGTCTGGTTCCAAAACAGAAGAgccaggtatatatatatatatgtatgtttttatagatatatatatatatatattatatgaaataatgaattaatatatGCATGGATATATGGATGAATGGTAGGACAAAGTTGAAGAAGGCTGAGATGGACAGTGAATTCTTGAAGAGAAGTTGTGAGAGTTTGAACAATGAGAACCAGAGGTTAAAGAGAGAGATTCAAGAACTTCGGTCAGTGAAACATCGAACATCGCCGTTCTTTTTTCCGACGATGATCTCAGCTATGTGTCCCGGGTGTGAAAGGATGAAGAAGGagtctccttcttcttcttcaatggcgTGTTAAATGGCCATTGGATTAGTCTTTGGTCTTTGTATATAATACCTCTGCTTACTTAGACTTTCTAGTTTAATTAGTTTCATACCATTTGGAAAAACAAAGTTctcaaatggaaaaaaaaatataaaaagatatatctatatatatatactcttctTCATTGAAATAGTACTAATTATCTCAACAATTTGGTTAATCATCACTATGATTAATTAAGTAATGTTATTTGTACTAAATGGTTATGCAAAATTGTTTAGTATTTTGACAATTGTGATCATTGTTCCAATTTACTccataaagataaaataataatttcatttgtGCAAatagaatattaattttttttttctttgggaaACTGTCATAAGGGATgattataacatttattttgaaaggtcataatgaaataattattggTGGTAGTTAGGAAGAAAATTTCTTTTCAGCATAAAAGTCttggtcttgataggaagaatttccttttcataattaatttgtaAAGAATATTTTGGGAATCccaattttgattaattttaatagaattaaatgaatgttttgaccataattaacaatttttttagtaattacTTCACTAATAAATCCATCTTCACTCCTTTTCATCCATATATGGAGTATATATTTGTTTCTCatcttcttaatttttaagGCCACGACATGAACATATTTCTATGTGTTTTAATGGCTTGATTAAtgaaatcatgatttatttattttatagatactaaatataataaaatggtAAGTGATGCACATGGTTTGAATGGACTTGGCAAATGAATAGACATGTGTTTGAACTTTCAATCAAATACGAGAAAGGTCTTGGaatcaaatatcaaagaaaatgTAAGTTTAATTTCCAAGGTtctcattttaatttgttttggggTTCCAACTCTTTGGGGATAAACTTGTCAATGTTGCATGGATTGAATTAATTAGATTGAAGGTCATCAAGTCcccaaattaatattaattcaaCGTTTGACTAAGTTTAATACTTTTACCACTTAATATATACAAGAAGGAGCAAGAAAAATTCTTTTAGGAGgactaaaaaattttattgggAAACAAGTAGAATTAAAGGAGGTAAACAAtatattttcacaattttttttctaaaaatatatatactatatatatactaatttactatatataaaaacaaagaggccaaataataaatttttgccaaaaaaaaaaaacaatattaccA
This portion of the Dioscorea cayenensis subsp. rotundata cultivar TDr96_F1 chromosome 3, TDr96_F1_v2_PseudoChromosome.rev07_lg8_w22 25.fasta, whole genome shotgun sequence genome encodes:
- the LOC120251296 gene encoding homeobox-leucine zipper protein HAT14-like, with translation MGEEACNVELGLAIGGNDYLRPKQVLKEVIQEDINTIKSWRWKPKIEKYEDSDHGNEKHGMRKKLKLSHDQLASLESCFRAHNILNPAQKQELAKELNLKPRQVEVWFQNRRARTKLKKAEMDSEFLKRSCESLNNENQRLKREIQELRSVKHRTSPFFFPTMISAMCPGCERMKKESPSSSSMAC